The DNA region AGTAATGACCAACTGCTCAGGATAGGTACTATCGTACTGCTTCATAAAATATTTTTTCCCGGATTTATCTATAGTTATACTCGTAGTACTTATCCGTTGTCTTTCTTGCTTAATGAGTTGATGCATCGCGAACAACCTTGTTGATGATTTTACTGATCTTTACGATGTCTCTTTCTCTTAAAGATGTATCAAGTGGGAGGTTCATTACCTTTTTAGCGGCCTCTAACGAGTGAGGGTACTCTCTATCTTTATACTTCTTATACGCTGATGTATAGGGCACTGCATAATCCATTGCCGTACCAACATTAATACCCTTTTTCTGTAATGCCTTAATAACTTGTGCTCTGTTTTCAACCATAACCGTATAATGGCTGTAGTTTATCCCTTTTTGTAATCGTGGTTTTTGTACATAATCTCTATCAAGAGATTTATCATAATAGTTTATTATAGACCTTCTCTTGCTATTCATGGAATCAAGTTTTTCAAGTTGCAACAGACCAAGTGTTGCTTGCATTTGGGTCATTAAGTTGAATGCGTCTGAAGGAAGATTTGCATCATGAAGACTCCAACTTTCCATAGTTGTCTTCTTTTTAATAAACTGGACGTGATTGCGCATCCAATGAAGAGAACCATACACCTGTTGTTGATACATAAAATTACTCACCGTAACAAAGAATATAAATCGTGTCTTTTTCAAAAAAGAAGCCTCTTTAAAATAGATATCACGATATTTTTTTACCTTTTTATAATACTCGTGATTATTAGTAACGACCATTCCTCCATCAAATGTCGTCATTTGTTTTGAGATATTAAAACTAAAAATCCCAAAATCTCCGATAGTTCCAAGATGTTTTCCTTTGCTCTTATTCATCAACGAAAGGCATGCATCTTCAATGAGCAAAACCTTGTGAGCAGTTTTAGTTTTTAATTTTTTGATTTTTTTGTCCAGAATTTTTTGCAGTTGATAAACATCCATAGGATTACCATAGAGATGAGTCACGATTATTGCTCCTGTCTTATTCGTAACTGTTTTCACAAGTTCGTCCATTTTCATATTGAAATCAACCAATTGAACATCTACAAAAACAGGCTTATTTGTAGAAGCAACAACTACATGTTGTATCACAATGCAGGTATAAGCTGGAGTGATAACTTCTTTGTGTTCTATTTCAAGAGCTTTAAAGATAGCATAGAGACCAGACCTTCCATAAGGAAAAGCAAGTGCATATTTCGCACCAATCTTCAGTGCAAACTGCTTTTCGAAACACTCCACAGCATTTTTTTTAGGGAAAAAAACATGGACAATGTCTGACAAAGAAACTTGAGGCTTAATGATAGGGTACATGCAGCACCTCATCAAATACTTTTCTGTGCTCTTGCGTATATCGTTCCCATGTATATTTCTGCTCAACAACGTTACGTGCTTGTTTACTCATAGATTGAATATGTTTTTTATCAGCGAGAACATCAATAATTTTTTTTGCAAATTCATGGGGATTGTGCGACGTGATATATCCTGTTTCTCCATTAGTAATGTAGTCCCCCGCAGCTTTTGTATCATAGGTAATAACTGGCGTTCCTGAAGCTAATGCCTCTGCATTTGCGATGCCAAATCCCTCAAGTTTTGACGTGAGAAGAAACAAATCTGCAGTTGCATATAATTCTGGAAGTTTCTCTTCAGAAACAAATCCCATAAAAATAATATGTTTTTCTAAATTTAGTTCTTGCATTAATTGTTCTAGTTTTTCTCTTTCCTCACCTTTACCCGCAATAAGAAGTTTGGCAGTTGGAAACACTTTAACAACATCTGCCATTGCACGCAGCTGATCGCCAATGTTTTTTCGTTTGTTAAGCCGAGAAACCGTTAAGAACATTGGGCCTTCTATTTTATATTGAGTTTTTATGGCCTCATTATATTTCGCTGGAGTGAAATAACCTTCATCTGTTCCTTGAAAAACAACGATGATATCATCTCGATGTGATATCCGCTCAACAAAGCGTTTTTGTTCATTACTGATAACGGTTATGCGATCAGCTTTCTTATAGATCCACGTTAAAAAATAGTTCACAAACCACGGGTTTTGTTTCTCATCGATGATATCCATGCCGGTTCCTAAGTGAAATTCCGTGATTACCAGAGGTATGCTCAGTTTTTGCTTGATCCATGCAGTAACAAAACAATTGGGAAATCCATAACTCACATGAATCAGATCATAATTTTTTTTTTGAATAAGCGAAAGAATTTTTCTGTACTCATACCATTGATAGAGTAAAAATTTGAAGTATTTATTATTTGTTTGTTTTCCAACACGATAAATAGTAAAATGTTCTTTCTTTTCAAGATCTTTCCCGCCTAAATGGGGAGTTACTAAGTCTGTTTCGTATCCATATTTCCCTAAACGTTTATATAGCTCGTCAACTGTTCGTTCAGCTCCCCCCATCATTGGGAAATAAGTTGGTGTTATTGCTAAAATCTGTTTCATTCTTCAAGGGCTTGACAAATCCTATGTAAGTCTTCATCTTTCATTCCAATGTAGGTTGGCAATGAAATTCCATGGTCAGAAATATAGTCTGCATTGTGAAATACATCGGCAGTTTGATAAGGAGGCATACCATGGAGAGGATAAAAGAGCCTTCTTGCCTCAATATTTTTCTTACTGAATTGTGCAAGAACCATTGCTGGCGTTTTTTGAGGAAGATTAATCATCACAGAAAAGAGCCAGGGAACGCTTTGTGCATGCATGGTTGTTTTCTGAGGGAGTATCCATGATTTTTTTCCTAATAACTGCAAATATTTTTCCTTAATACGGTTTCTTTCGCCAAGAAACCGAGAGAATCGTTCAAGTTGTGCCAAACCTACTGCTGCCTGCATATTGGTCATGCGATAATTATAGCCGACAATATCATGCCAATATCGTTGCCCTGGCTTCATACCGTGATTTTTCAGAATATTTATTTTATCTATTACCTCTTTATCAGAAGAAACACACATGCCACCCTCTCCTGTCGTAATGATCTTATTTCCATAAAAACTAAAGCAACCAATATGCCCAATACTGCCTACTTTTTTTCCACGGTACGTTGCACCGGGGGATTCTGCACAGTCCTCAATAACCCAAAGTTTGTACTTTTTGGCGATCATCATAATCTCATCCATAGGACAAGGATTACCATACAAATGTACCGGGATGATTGCTCTTGTACGTTTGCTTATCTTTTTTTCAACTTGTGTTCCATTAAGATTCCATGTTTCCTTATCAACGTCAGCAAGAACAGGTTGAGCACCACAAAATAAAACAGCATTTGCTGTTGCTGCAAAGGTAAGATCAGGCACAATCACTTCATCATCTTTGCCAATCCCCAAAGCCAAGAGGGCAAGATGTAAAGCAACAGTTCCATTGCTGCAGCTTGTTGCATACCTTACTTCACAAAATTCAGCAAATGCCTGTTCAAATTTTTGAATAAAGGGACCTGCAGACGAAATCCACCCGCTCCGAATACATTCAGCGAGATAATCACCTTCCTTTCCAGAAAGGTCTGGCTTCGCAACAGGTATAATGTTCACCATCGTCTTTTAGTCTCTTTCAACGAAAAGAATTTTTTTTAAAGTGACGCTTGAGAATGTTCGTTTCGTCAGCATAGTTAGGAGCATCCCACGGAAAGCTTTTCCCTCTACGTACTGCTTCCCAACGCTCAATATCAGCGTCAACCATAATCTGAACAAGCTTTACAAAGCTCGTTCGTTGCTTCCATCCAAGTTGTTTTTTTATACTACTCGGATCTCCACACAAAAAATTAACATCATGTGGCCGTAATAAGGACTCATCACTAACCATATACTCTGCTCTTTTAAGCCCAGCATGAGCAAAAGCAGCTTCAGCAAATTCTTCAACAGAATGAGTTTCTCCTGTTGCGACAACATAATCTTCTGGCTTATCAGACTGGAGCATCATCCACATAGCTTCAATATATTCTGGTGCATATCCCCAGTCTCTCCGTGCTTCAAGATTGCCAAGGATAAGCTTCTTTTGCAGTCCCAATTTGATTCGAGCAACAGCATTGGTTATCTTTCGTGTGACAAATTCCAATCCTCTGAGTGGGGATTCATGATTAAAAAGAATGCCATTACATGCGAAGATTCCATAAGATTCACGATATAGCCGGGTGTTATGAAAAGAAAACAGCTTAGCTGCTGCGTACGGTGAATTCGGCCAAAATCGTGTCTGTTCATTTTGTGGGCTTTCTTGGATTGTTCCATAGATTTCACTGGTGGAGGCTTGATAAAACTTTATATCCTTATTAAGGTGTCTAATAATTTCTAATAAGCGCACACAACCACTTCCATCAACCTCTGTCGTCAGTAATGGTTGATCAAAAGAAGCACCGACATAACTCTGCGCAGCTAAATTATAAATCTCTTGAGGATCAGCGAGGGTAATAGCCTCTAAAAGACTTGCCATATCTGCAAGATCCGCAGGAATTAATGTTACTTTATCAAGAACGCCCAAGCTTTGTAGTCTCCAAAAATTTGGAGTTGATGAACGACGGTATATACCAAAAACCTTATATCCTTTTTTAAGAAGAAATTCTGCCAAATATGCCCCGTCTTGCCCCGTTATTCCGGTAATAAGTGCACGTTTCATGTTGTCTTGTACATTTTTTTCCATTCGAGGATAATGTCTGACCAATCAAAGCCCTGTATTCTCTCTCGCGAATGTTGTCCATAGCTGCGCTGTTTTTCCTGATCATGGAGGAGATGTTGCAATGCAGATGCGTACTCCTTAGGATCTTGGGGACAGAGGAAGCCATTAACCTTATTCTTAACAAGATCCTCATTGCCAGGGATCTTTGAGGCAACAATGGGCAACCCGCTTGCCATTGCTTCCATAATAACCCCGGGAAGACCCTCTCCCTTACTAGGGAAGAAGAAAATATCCGCAGCTTTATAAAGGTTATGAACGTCTTTTCTCCATCCGGTGAAAATAATGGTATCATTCAACTGTAGTTTCGTAACCATTCGTTGATAGTGTTCTCGACAAGGACCATCTCCCACAATGATCATTTTACTGGCTGCAATTGTATGTTTATCCTTCAGTTGATGATGCTTCAGCTCATGCATGGTGAGAATAAGCGTATCAATGCCCTTTCTCGGAACAAGAAGGCCAACAAAGAGGATCATCACTTCTTTCTGAGCAATACCCAATTGCTGTCGAATGCGTACTCTTTCAGAGTGACGGAAATGACTTTTATCAGTTCCTGAAAAAGCATTGAGATCAATACCTGTAGGAATTATCTTTATCTTACTCATTGGAATGCCTGCTTGTCGAGCAAAGGGTACCATTGACTGGCCATACAGATGAATAACGTTGGGAATGCGAAATACTATTCGTCCTTTCAACCGGTACCACCATCGAAACAAAAAATCAAGAAAAAGGCCCATGGAGAAGCTATACCCGGGGATAGTGTCCATGGTAAGGATCAATTTTTTCTTTCTGAAGAAAAGTCCTTTACAGACTAACAGAAACATACTGCTGATATAAAAGGGTACCCAGAGATGGATGATATCATAACGTTTAAGCACACGAAACAGTTGGACAAAAAACATAGGCGTTATGGGAATAGGCCATTCTGATGAAATAAAGGGTAAAGGAATGACGGAATAGGTGTACAGCCGAACCTTACCTCCATTGCCTCCACGAGAAAGTTTACGAGTAATGTTGCTGTAATGAAGCGATTCATCGACATCCTGAAATAACTTCTTTGGCACGAGAAGGCCAATTTCATTATCCTTGTCTTTGGCTAAGCGAGAACTGATCTCTGCAACTGGCCGTTTCAACAAAACCGTAGGATTAACATAACAAATCTTCATGGTTCGCCTTATTATTCATATTTCGTAGTTATTTTCATTGTCCAAGGTAATTATCCAACAAGTTGTTGGACTATTCTTTTCTGCTTTCTCCAAAGTATTGCTCGTACCACAATTCAAAGTTAACCAAACTCCAAATCTGTCGTCCATAAAATAACTTCGCTTTCGAGTAGTTTCTGATCATAGCTTCAATGGCCGTATACTTAAATAGACCTTCTTTGGTGATCCGCTTTTTATCTAGCACCGAGGTACAATAGCCCATTAATTCGTGTTCAATCCAATGCTCGATGGGAACATGGAATGGTTGTTTCTTGCGATAAAGTATGTGCCTCGGAAGAACAGGCAGTAATGCCTTTTTCAAGATAAACTTTGTAGTGCCATTGTTGATTTTCAATGATGGTGCAAGTGAAAAACCATACTCCACAACACGATGGTCCAAGAACGGCACACGTGCTTCAATTCCTGAAGCCATCGTCATGCGATCGGTCTTTACCAGAAACCCATTGACCAACAAATTCTTGGTATCGTAATACAGTAACTGATTCAGATAATGCCATTTGGTTGAAAAATAACGCTGATCAAACGTATGATATGGTTCAAGCGCAGGGGCAGCAGGGGTTATAGAGGATAGAGAGGAGTTTGTTGATGGACCCTCTTTGAGAAGCTGCTCACGTTCAGACTGGTCAAAGATACCCAGAAGCTCTTCATGAGCCTGAGACTTGCTGTCTGTTTCCATTAGCCGTTGAAAACGGTTGAATAACTGAGGTCCCATCTGTGTACTATGTTTGTACACTTTATTGAGGAAAAAAAAGGGGATAGATCGCAAGGCTACCGGAATTATTTTTTTTCGAAGAAGAGAAGGAAAACGCTGCATACGCTGTCGTGCAAGAAGGAAGCGATAATGATCATACCCTGCAAATACTTCGTCTCCACCGTCTCCGGTTAACACCACGGTAACATGCTTTTTTGCACGACGAGACAGTTCATACAAAGGAATCGCAGCAACATCAGCAAAAGGCTCATCAACTTGGCGAACGAGTTGAGGAAGGATCTTATAAATACTCGGTTCAATAGTGAAATGTCGATGATGAGTCTGAAACTGTTCAGCAACATGCTGCGCATGATGCTTTTCATTGACGTTTTCACCATAGCCAAAATCAACCGAGAAGGTATTTACCTCATTCTTCTGCTCTTTTGCAATCTCACTCATCAAGGCAACAATTGCACTACTGTCAATACCTCCACTGAGATAAGCACCAAGAGGAACGTCTGCTATAAGATGCTGCTTGACGGTATCGCGCAATAAGGCTAAAACTTCTTTTTGTGCTAAGGCCTGTGTCTTTGGTATTATCTGTTCTTTTACATCCCAATATTGCGTCAAAGTAAAGATTCCGGTATTGAGGTTAAAAACCCCATAATGAGCCTCAGGTAATCGATAGATCCCTTGAAAGATTGTTTCTGGAGTGCCAACATACCGAGAAGCAAGGAAAGACTCCATAGCTGTTAGGTTTAATGAACGATGAATAGGATGCTGCAGAATTGCTTTGATTTCAGATGCAAAAATAAACGGATGTTTTATCAGAGCGCGAGGATATGAGGCTGTATTTGCTTGTCGTACTATTCCACCTTGTTTTGTTCTAGTAGAGCCAAAAAAATAAAATAATGGCTTAATACCAAGCCGATCTCGTGCAAGAAAGAGGAGTTTTTTTGGTGCATCATAGATTACAAAGGCAAACATGCCTTGAAAATGCTTGACGCACTGAAAGCCCCATTCTTCATAGGCATGAACAATAACCTCAGTGTCAGTTTCTGATCGAAAAATATGCCCTTTTTTCTCGAGCATAGATCGTAGTAACGCAAAATTATAGATCTCGCCATTAAACGTAATCCAAATATTCCCTTCCTCATTACTCAATGGTTGTTTTCCTTTTGGACTTAAATCAATGATGCTTAATCTACGATGGCCCAGACTCACTGATTTGTCAACATAATGACCAAAAGCATCAGGACCTCGATGCTGTAATGAATCCATCATCTGTTTCAGAAGACGTTTATCCTCCCAGTTAAATCCACAGATACCACACATAGGCTTCACTTCTTTTTTGGTTTCTCTATGCTCAACGATCGCACAATTTTCGTCATTTTCCGTTCAAGATTATCAATCTGTACGTAAATGCGAAAGTTAAGATAAAACAAGAGAACAATACTAAGATAAATAACAAGATCAACACCCCTGCCTACACCCAATAACAGAGAAAAAGAAGAGGTAAGCTGTGGTAAAAAGGCAACAAAAAGCACACCAACCCAGATAATAGTCCAAAACATAAGTTCGCGAGTTCCAATCTGTTTGTCCTTCCAACGGAGAACGGTTCTACTCAACGCGAATGCAACAAACAGTAGCGAAACAATTTGTATTGGTCCCATGGTAATTACCTCATATTTCTGATACTTTTGATACTTTCATTGTTCAGTAAGTATAATAGAGGACAATAATTTTTAGTAGGATTTTTGCTCTTTTATATACTAGAAAACCTAACAAATAATATCAAAAATTTAGGTTTTCTATTATAGTTAGAGCAAGAGTTTTTTCATGATCATCTTGAAAAAAATGCGAAAGGCATTCCAACTACTTTGTCCTCGTGAGGTGGAGTAATCGGTATAGCGAATAGTCACGGGAATTTCCTTATAGGAAAGTTTATGCTTTCCAATCTCTTCAATCATCTCTGATGCATGCTCCATGCCATTGGTTTTAAGGTCGATGACTTTGGCTGCTTTTTTTGAAAACGCCCGTAACCCATTATGAGAGTCAGTGAGCGTCACACCATACATCACTTTGAACAGGAATGCACCTCCCTTGAGGAAACATTTTCGAATAAAAGGTACATTTGAGTTATGTTTTAGGAATCGTGATCCAAGAGTCACGTCAATGTTTTTATCTATAACCGGTTTCAGAAGTTGTCGGAGATCCCCTGCATCATGTTGCCCATCTGCATCAAACGTTACGATAATATCTGCACCCTGCATCAATGCATAATCAATGCCTGTTTTCAGGGCTGCTCCCTGGCCGAGATTAACAACATGTTGAAGGACGGTTGCGCCTTCTTGCTCTGCGTATTGGCTGGTTCTATCACGAGAACCATCATCGACAACAATGATATGATCATATCCTTTTTCACGCAGACTTTTGACTACGGTTGTAATACTCTTTTCCTCGTTGTATGCTGCAATGACTATGAATATATTCATTTTGCTTGACCTCAATAAAACCATTTGAAGTTGATATCAAGGGGAATATAAAGACACGCTCTTTAGTCCTTTCTCTGCACAAATAGCTCAGGATGTTCTTTAAGGTACTCTACAGTTCTAACAATCCCTTCTGGAATGGTAACCCTTGGATGCCACCCCAAGCCCTCCAGTTTACGTACGTCCAAATGAACAAAGGGGGAATCGCCAATCCAACCACGTTTACCTCCAGTATATGAATACTTTACTTGTTTAAAGTTTAAGGTTTTACCTATCAGATCAGCAACAGTAACAACATCAATATAATCCTTATGACCTATATTAAAAATGTTCTTTGTTCCTTTTGCCCTTGCAAAGGCAGTCATCATTGCATCAATACCATCCGCTACATAGAGATATGATTTTTTCTGAGTTCCATCACCCAAGATCTCAAGATGTGTTGGATCTTTTTGTAATTTCTTCATAAAATCACAGATGACGCCATGCGTATACCTCTCGCCAATAAAGGAAACAAAACGGAAAATCCAGGATTGTATGCCATAATATTCGCTATAGGCCTCGATCATATGCTCAGCTGATGCTTTTGAAGCCCCATACATAGAGGTTTGTATCAATGGATATTCTTCAGGAGTTGGAAATTGTGATGGTTCTCCATATACTGTAGCTGAACTTGCAAAGAGGATTTTGGTAATGCCATGTACCCGCATCGATTCAAGCACATTATAGGTACCTACAATGTTTTGATCAAAATCTTTTTGAGTACTCTCAATACCACGACGAACATCTGCATTTGCCTGAAAATGGAAAACGACATCATGGCCTTTCATAGCCTTTTGTAGTTTTTTCGTATCAAGGATATCTGCAGTAACCGTCCGGAAATGGGCATCTCCCTTATGATGAGCAATAAATAACTCTCTTCCTGTTGAAAAATTATCATACACTAAAACATCATGTTTTTCTCGAAGGAGTCTATCGACCATATGACTGCCGATAAAACCAGCTCCACCAGTTACAAAAAACTTCATGGTTCTCCGTTACTTTTTCAGTTTTATTATTTTTTGCTCTTTTGTTTGAGTGTGTTGGGTTATTTTAATTGGCTTAACTTCCGGTACAGGAATGACGTAATAAGATGATCGAGCACTAGATGAACATCCTCAACAGGACCATATTCACCTTTGTTTGTATGCACGACAAGTGCAACATCTGAAATATCTTTTAATTTTCCTCCATCAAATCCCAGCAAGCTAATCGTTAATGCTCCTCTTGTTTTTGCATACACAATTGCATTAATTAAATTTTGTGAATTTCCAGAAGCAGAGAGAGCTACAACAATATCCCCCTTCTGGAGTACGTTCTCAAGCTGTTTTGAAAAGACATATTCGTAACCTTCATCATTAGCATATGCTGTAAAGGTCGCAAGATTATCTGCCAGGGCTTGTGTTTTAAATTTATGCTGGCCGGTTTTTGTTCCTTTTCCCAAATCACAGGCAAAATGCGTTGCGGTTGCAGCACTACCCCCATTACCCATAAAGTATATCGTTTTTTGATTATTTTTTGCTTCTAAGAAATGATCGATAATCTTTGCAATTGTTTTATGATCTAAACTCTTAAGAATTTCAGAGAGGTATGTAACGTACTTTTTTGAAAATGCAACAGCATCACGAGATTCTGTATAATAGTTATCAAGTAAAGTCATGATTCTTCCTCCTCCATGTAAATAATTCGAGAACCTTGTGGGTCAAACACAAAAGGAACTTCACGTAATCCAAGTTTTGCTTTTAAGAGATGCTGCTTCTCCTGAGGGCAATAAAACAAAAAAAAGCCTCCACCACCCGCACCAAGAAGTTTTCCCCCTAGAGCTCCGAGCGAAATCGCTCGCTCATAATAGGCGTTGATTTCAGGATTTGAGATTCCATTGACAAGACTTTGTTTGAGTAGCCATCCGCGATGGAGGATTTCACCAAAGGTGGAAAGATTTCCTTGCGTTAATGCATCACGCAGCTCAAAAACCATAGAACGCAACGTACGCAATGTTGCAAGCTTTTCTTTTTGTTTCGTTACTTTTGTTTGTTCTGCCAAAATCGTGCTTGCCTTTCGTGTTAATCCGGTATAATACAAGACAAGATTTTGTTCAAGCTTTTTTTTTATGGCTGGCTTCATCATTACCGGCTCAACAAAGACGCTTCCATCGGTATTAAACAGGATGACATTAATGCCACCAACCGCACAAGCATATTGATCTTGTTTGCCGATAGGCTCTTTAAGCTCACTAATCTCAATATCGCATGCTTCTTCTGCAAGGTGTAAATTCTCCTTGTTTTTGTGCTGAAACGTATAGAGGGCTTTTAAAAGGCCGATGGTAAATGCAGAAGAACTTCCCAAACCAGTCCCTGAAGAAGGTATATCAGCAAAACTCGTTACTTCCAAAGGATCCCTTATCTTGGTTTTAAGAAAGCAGTGCCTGATAAGCGGATGTTGGATGTCCTGGACATGATCGACTAATTCCGTTTTTGAATACTTCAGCAGGATTTTATTTTCAAAGTAGCGGTGCAAAGCAAGGTACATGTACTTGTTTATCGTTGCAGAAAGGACCGCTCCTTGTTCATACTCATAGAATGCCTTCAGGTCAGTGCCACCACCTGCAAAACTGATACGAAAGGGCGTCTTTGTGATAATCATACTGCCTCACAGGTAAACATACTGCTATGGTAGGTTATTATTAATAGTAATCAACGACATCAATATAACTTTAAAGTATATAATCAGCCTTCTTCCACGTTGATTTGGTATAAGGAATTTTCGTTTCTACGGCTGTTTTTGCCTCATCATTAAAAATGCGAATAACTACATCATTGACTAAAAGCTTATGTGTAAGTACCTCAACTCCCTCGATAATTACGAGACGAGTATTAGGGGCAAGTTGACTGGCTTTCTTTCCCCTTTTTTCTGATGAAAAGGTCGTAAGGTTAATAAGGTTTCTGTCCAAAAGCTGCTCAAGAGCAAAAGTTTTGGAGGATATATGCTCATTGCTAAGGGATTTAGCAAGCTGTTTGCTCAGTAAGACGGGTCCTATTTTCGTCCATCCATCAATAAGGACAAGGACCCGTTTCTGCACAAATAACTTTTCCTTTATTTCGCTCATAACCTTTGCAAAAGTACTTCTATTATAGGTACAGATAAATTGTACTGCTTCAGCAAGATCCTTCATGATATAATCAGGACCACCCAAATCCCCTAAAGGAAGAGGGCATCCAGAGCGGAGTAGAATGGTTCGACAGCCTGCATTTTTTCCGGTAAGTACATCCCGAGGACTATCTCCAACAAAAAAACTTCTGCTTAAATCTAGGTTGTACCTTTTCTGTGCTTTTTGAAGCATACCTATGGCTGGCTTACGACAGGTACAGGCTATTTTGTATTCAGGTCTTTCCCCCTTATGGCCCTTTTCCGGGTGATGAGGACAATACTCAATGGCATCAACATAAGCGCCAGCTTTTCTCAACAGCTTCTGCAGGAGTTCATGAATAGCATCAATTGTTTTAACATCACAGAATCCCTTAGCAATGGATGGCTGGTTTGTTGCAACAATGACGGGGATATGCGCATCATTAAGTCTTCGAATAGCACGGGCAGCAC from Candidatus Woesearchaeota archaeon includes:
- a CDS encoding glycosyltransferase family 2 protein, producing MNIFIVIAAYNEEKSITTVVKSLREKGYDHIIVVDDGSRDRTSQYAEQEGATVLQHVVNLGQGAALKTGIDYALMQGADIIVTFDADGQHDAGDLRQLLKPVIDKNIDVTLGSRFLKHNSNVPFIRKCFLKGGAFLFKVMYGVTLTDSHNGLRAFSKKAAKVIDLKTNGMEHASEMIEEIGKHKLSYKEIPVTIRYTDYSTSRGQSSWNAFRIFFKMIMKKLLL
- a CDS encoding GHMP kinase — encoded protein: MIITKTPFRISFAGGGTDLKAFYEYEQGAVLSATINKYMYLALHRYFENKILLKYSKTELVDHVQDIQHPLIRHCFLKTKIRDPLEVTSFADIPSSGTGLGSSSAFTIGLLKALYTFQHKNKENLHLAEEACDIEISELKEPIGKQDQYACAVGGINVILFNTDGSVFVEPVMMKPAIKKKLEQNLVLYYTGLTRKASTILAEQTKVTKQKEKLATLRTLRSMVFELRDALTQGNLSTFGEILHRGWLLKQSLVNGISNPEINAYYERAISLGALGGKLLGAGGGGFFLFYCPQEKQHLLKAKLGLREVPFVFDPQGSRIIYMEEEES
- a CDS encoding NAD-dependent epimerase/dehydratase family protein, with the protein product MKFFVTGGAGFIGSHMVDRLLREKHDVLVYDNFSTGRELFIAHHKGDAHFRTVTADILDTKKLQKAMKGHDVVFHFQANADVRRGIESTQKDFDQNIVGTYNVLESMRVHGITKILFASSATVYGEPSQFPTPEEYPLIQTSMYGASKASAEHMIEAYSEYYGIQSWIFRFVSFIGERYTHGVICDFMKKLQKDPTHLEILGDGTQKKSYLYVADGIDAMMTAFARAKGTKNIFNIGHKDYIDVVTVADLIGKTLNFKQVKYSYTGGKRGWIGDSPFVHLDVRKLEGLGWHPRVTIPEGIVRTVEYLKEHPELFVQRKD
- a CDS encoding SIS domain-containing protein gives rise to the protein MTLLDNYYTESRDAVAFSKKYVTYLSEILKSLDHKTIAKIIDHFLEAKNNQKTIYFMGNGGSAATATHFACDLGKGTKTGQHKFKTQALADNLATFTAYANDEGYEYVFSKQLENVLQKGDIVVALSASGNSQNLINAIVYAKTRGALTISLLGFDGGKLKDISDVALVVHTNKGEYGPVEDVHLVLDHLITSFLYRKLSQLK
- a CDS encoding HAD-IIIA family hydrolase encodes the protein MKNTYPFDPSQNKVVIIAGGKGTRLGELTKTIPKPLVPLDGKPLLWYVLTYARQYGFSSILLKTGYLAEQIQAYLTDGHQFHAMIDYFIEKEPLGTAGGLHFLTKENAPVLILYGDVLSTVNLRRLYEFHQQTKAQATLVVHSSDHPEDSDVVLLDDTNRVKKIIHKPGNARYGTMTNAALYLLNPECFSLIPQQGTFDFARDLIPELLHKKMVVYGYRTDEYIRDIGTTQRLKQASQDLAEGKILNRVSSVFLDRDGTINAYVEDLHRIEEVKVLSGAARAIRRLNDAHIPVIVATNQPSIAKGFCDVKTIDAIHELLQKLLRKAGAYVDAIEYCPHHPEKGHKGERPEYKIACTCRKPAIGMLQKAQKRYNLDLSRSFFVGDSPRDVLTGKNAGCRTILLRSGCPLPLGDLGGPDYIMKDLAEAVQFICTYNRSTFAKVMSEIKEKLFVQKRVLVLIDGWTKIGPVLLSKQLAKSLSNEHISSKTFALEQLLDRNLINLTTFSSEKRGKKASQLAPNTRLVIIEGVEVLTHKLLVNDVVIRIFNDEAKTAVETKIPYTKSTWKKADYIL